The following proteins come from a genomic window of Nitrospirota bacterium:
- a CDS encoding cadherin-like domain-containing protein has translation MIRLLSIIILLSALIISGCKGKEEKQTVPQTTFTEELKQKESKSPVVPAPETPREGDVTTQTPNTPPRITTLDVYPQYPVIGDTIKIEAVTLDKEDDPVTISYQWSKNETLLPIETSTLKVTEEFKRGDKISVRLIPYDGKTYGNPLTLNIVIANASPVIQPSEDMLNIKGSFYSYRVKASDPDGDKLTYTLKTAPSGMTINTATGQIQWSIPTDFRGEAPVSVSVTDGQGGEVLQSFTLEVK, from the coding sequence ATGATTAGATTATTATCCATAATTATTTTATTATCAGCCTTAATTATTTCAGGTTGCAAAGGAAAAGAAGAAAAGCAGACTGTTCCACAGACCACATTTACAGAAGAACTGAAACAAAAGGAATCGAAATCACCTGTGGTTCCAGCGCCTGAAACTCCGCGAGAAGGTGATGTGACAACTCAGACACCTAATACACCTCCACGAATAACAACTCTGGACGTTTACCCGCAGTATCCTGTCATTGGAGACACGATTAAGATTGAAGCAGTTACACTTGACAAGGAAGATGATCCAGTCACAATTTCTTATCAGTGGTCAAAAAATGAAACGCTTTTACCCATAGAAACTTCTACATTGAAAGTAACAGAGGAATTCAAGCGCGGAGATAAAATATCAGTGAGGCTGATTCCGTATGATGGTAAAACTTATGGAAATCCTCTAACACTTAACATAGTAATTGCCAATGCATCGCCTGTAATACAACCATCGGAAGATATGCTAAATATAAAAGGAAGCTTTTATAGTTACAGGGTAAAAGCAAGTGATCCGGATGGCGATAAGCTTACATATACCCTGAAAACCGCACCATCAGGAATGACTATAAATACTGCCACTGGACAGATTCAATGGAGTATCCCAACAGATTTTAGAGGTGAAGCGCCTGTATCGGTATCTGTTACAGACGGACAGGGTGGTGAAGTTCTACAAAGTTTCACCCTCGAAGTAAAATAA
- a CDS encoding transposase yields MKNEKPPAEPQVEPPAEPQTELQTEPQAEPQAEPPGEPQTELQTEPQVEPPAEPQVGQASRLSEHSWRRHLPHIQLSAGYYFITFTTHNRQFLHPSHKDCVFEAIRFLDGKSYELYAVVVLDDHVHMVINPIDTLSKIMHSIKSFTAHEINKVSNRSGKLWHDENFDSVIRDEKELLEKLNYIANNPIKANLVEEYEEYKWLYIKGWINDYK; encoded by the coding sequence ATGAAAAACGAAAAACCGCCAGCAGAACCACAAGTAGAACCGCCAGCAGAACCACAAACAGAACTACAAACAGAACCACAAGCAGAACCACAAGCAGAACCGCCAGGAGAACCACAAACAGAACTACAAACAGAACCACAAGTAGAACCGCCAGCAGAACCACAAGTAGGACAGGCGTCTCGCCTGTCAGAACATTCATGGAGACGACATCTTCCGCACATTCAACTCTCTGCTGGGTATTATTTCATTACATTTACTACGCATAACAGGCAATTCTTACATCCATCACATAAAGATTGTGTTTTTGAAGCAATTCGTTTTTTAGATGGTAAGAGCTATGAACTCTATGCTGTTGTAGTATTAGATGATCATGTTCATATGGTGATAAACCCTATAGATACATTATCTAAGATAATGCATAGCATCAAAAGCTTTACTGCACATGAAATTAATAAAGTATCAAATAGAAGTGGTAAATTATGGCATGATGAGAATTTTGATAGTGTAATAAGAGATGAAAAGGAACTATTAGAGAAACTTAACTATATTGCAAATAATCCAATCAAAGCAAATTTGGTAGAAGAGTATGAAGAGTATAAATGGCTTTATATCAAAGGTTGGATAAATGATTATAAATAG
- a CDS encoding prepilin-type N-terminal cleavage/methylation domain-containing protein produces MIKREEGFTLVELLITMVVFVLTIAAATGIFVPILTQFKQQSKIAESNIEGIIGLELLRKDIEQAGFGIPWVVPTAVSYNEAAAAPASLYNDSPSDPPRAILSGDDAGTNGSDYLVIKATSVSTSEPTVKWTYVTGTGGGGSTVHIWGNTTEDLVSGLDRVIVIIPSRGENNQKVLVNDGASFYDIFDSANFPAGFAPATSNDRYLVYGVDSVNLRMPFNRADYYISTTNVPPRCAPTTGVLMKGLINHGDGTRNPEIPLFDCVADMQIIFRSDTDDDGVIDNEASDISGLTANQIRQQLKEVRVYILAHEGQKDATYRYQSNSIYVGADETIPQALNLGRNFDLTPIADYQNYRWKIYTIVVKPDNLRG; encoded by the coding sequence ATGATTAAGAGAGAGGAAGGATTTACATTAGTAGAACTTCTCATCACAATGGTGGTCTTTGTCCTTACCATAGCTGCTGCAACAGGAATATTTGTGCCCATACTAACACAGTTCAAACAACAGAGCAAGATAGCAGAGAGTAATATAGAAGGCATAATCGGGCTTGAACTATTAAGAAAAGACATTGAGCAGGCAGGTTTTGGCATCCCATGGGTTGTGCCCACTGCTGTTAGTTATAATGAAGCAGCCGCGGCTCCAGCGTCATTATATAATGATTCTCCTTCCGATCCCCCAAGAGCTATATTAAGCGGCGATGATGCCGGAACAAATGGCTCAGATTATCTTGTTATCAAGGCAACGAGTGTCTCTACAAGTGAACCGACTGTTAAATGGACTTATGTTACAGGGACAGGTGGTGGTGGTAGCACTGTTCATATTTGGGGCAATACTACTGAAGATTTGGTTAGCGGTCTGGACAGGGTTATTGTAATAATTCCAAGCCGGGGCGAAAATAATCAAAAAGTATTGGTAAACGATGGTGCCAGTTTTTATGACATATTTGATTCAGCTAATTTCCCTGCAGGTTTTGCACCAGCCACCTCCAATGATCGTTATTTAGTATATGGCGTTGACAGTGTTAATCTCAGGATGCCTTTCAACAGGGCAGATTATTATATATCAACTACAAACGTGCCTCCCCGTTGTGCTCCAACCACAGGTGTCCTTATGAAAGGGCTTATAAATCATGGAGATGGTACAAGAAACCCAGAAATTCCCCTCTTTGATTGCGTGGCTGATATGCAGATAATCTTCAGAAGTGATACAGATGATGACGGGGTTATTGATAATGAAGCATCTGACATATCAGGGCTCACAGCCAATCAAATAAGGCAACAATTAAAGGAAGTAAGGGTTTATATACTTGCTCATGAAGGACAAAAAGATGCTACTTATAGATATCAAAGCAATTCTATTTATGTTGGGGCTGACGAGACGATTCCTCAGGCATTAAATTTAGGAAGAAATTTTGACCTTACTCCTATTGCAGACTACCAGAATTATCGGTGGAAGATATATACAATAGTCGTGAAACCAGACAATTTGAGAGGATAA
- a CDS encoding prepilin-type N-terminal cleavage/methylation domain-containing protein, with product MEQSVKKNKVMRTLYNDKGVSLVEVMIALVVLLLVFIGLLQAALLGIDHNMRNLLREEAVNVAAARLEEVRNEPFANVVSDTTSLPGGVDCPNTFTNGERIQRTFRNITKDFCTNITCKDVDGDDNCATDDAASNTKRINVRVTWRWKGEDFIQSATTLRRR from the coding sequence ATGGAACAATCTGTGAAGAAAAATAAGGTGATGAGAACCCTTTACAATGACAAAGGTGTGAGCCTTGTTGAGGTAATGATTGCGCTTGTGGTGCTTCTACTTGTTTTTATTGGATTATTGCAGGCAGCACTTCTCGGCATAGACCATAACATGCGAAACCTTTTGAGAGAAGAGGCGGTTAATGTTGCCGCAGCAAGGCTGGAAGAAGTCAGAAATGAACCTTTCGCTAATGTAGTATCAGACACTACATCTCTTCCAGGAGGGGTTGATTGTCCAAATACTTTCACTAATGGAGAAAGAATTCAAAGAACCTTTAGAAATATAACAAAAGATTTTTGTACAAATATTACTTGTAAAGATGTTGATGGAGATGATAATTGTGCTACTGATGATGCTGCTTCTAATACAAAACGGATAAATGTCAGGGTAACATGGAGATGGAAAGGTGAAGATTTTATTCAAAGTGCAACTACATTGAGGAGAAGATGA
- a CDS encoding prepilin-type N-terminal cleavage/methylation domain-containing protein: MKRSNLVSCNDKHIKRSNIANIEKDDGVTLTEVMVVVSIIAILVIAFGFSYQGWMGKYRVESQIKQIYADLMDARSRAVTRNHRYFVSLDTNNYQATEDTNDSLGIAPDAGDDTIWDSAKTLEYGYQFTMVSAETLPLTLIIDTRGLLSYVSGGNILPVTTQIVTRIDSTYEPDYDCLLLDRSRIRMGQYNGTICEEK; encoded by the coding sequence GTGAAACGAAGCAATCTCGTCTCTTGCAATGACAAACATATTAAGCGGTCGAACATAGCGAATATAGAAAAGGATGACGGCGTAACATTAACTGAGGTTATGGTTGTTGTGAGTATTATCGCTATACTTGTGATTGCCTTTGGGTTTTCGTATCAGGGATGGATGGGTAAATACAGGGTAGAAAGCCAGATAAAGCAGATATATGCTGATTTGATGGATGCACGATCAAGGGCTGTAACAAGAAATCACAGGTATTTTGTCTCTCTGGATACCAACAACTATCAGGCAACTGAAGACACAAATGACAGTCTCGGGATAGCCCCTGATGCCGGAGATGATACTATATGGGATAGCGCAAAGACGCTTGAGTATGGATATCAGTTCACAATGGTCAGCGCTGAGACATTGCCTCTAACGCTAATCATTGACACAAGAGGGCTTTTATCATATGTAAGTGGAGGCAACATTTTACCTGTAACCACGCAAATAGTTACACGTATTGATAGCACATATGAGCCGGATTATGATTGTTTGTTATTGGATCGTTCAAGAATAAGGATGGGTCAGTATAATGGAACAATCTGTGAAGAAAAATAA